Proteins from one Flavobacterium sp. N2038 genomic window:
- a CDS encoding ABC transporter ATPase gives MYIPFENLPGESRIWIYQSNRKFSDGEFSEIETDLKAFVEEWAAHGTSLEASFLLKYNRFIILAVNQEVQAATGCSIDSSVEFIQSLEKKYDVDLLDKMNVTFKLGEHIAHKPLIDFKKMVKDKSVSENTIVFNNLVNNIEEFNESWEVPAADSWHSRFF, from the coding sequence ATGTATATACCTTTTGAAAATTTACCTGGTGAATCAAGAATTTGGATTTACCAATCGAACAGAAAATTTTCTGATGGGGAATTTTCTGAAATTGAAACTGATTTAAAAGCTTTTGTAGAAGAATGGGCGGCTCATGGAACAAGTCTTGAAGCTTCGTTTTTGTTGAAATACAACCGTTTTATAATATTAGCCGTTAATCAGGAAGTACAGGCTGCAACCGGATGTTCTATAGATAGTTCTGTGGAATTTATTCAGAGTTTAGAGAAAAAATATGACGTTGATTTGTTAGATAAAATGAACGTAACTTTTAAACTTGGTGAGCATATTGCGCACAAGCCATTAATTGATTTTAAAAAGATGGTTAAAGATAAATCGGTGTCTGAGAATACAATTGTTTTTAATAATCTTGTAAACAATATTGAAGAATTTAATGAATCTTGGGAAGTACCTGCTGCCGATAGCTGGCACAGCAGATTTTTCTAA
- a CDS encoding N-acetylmuramoyl-L-alanine amidase family protein: MNIFNKTRLFFSFFLTIISLCAYSQGNVFKVTLDAGHGDHDFGAVYSGRIEKNIALAIVLKVGKILEASPNVNVIYTRKTDVFIDLVERANIANRANSNIFVSIHCNANKNTAADGTETYVMGLSKVASNLEAAKKENSVITLEKDYKRKYEGYDPNSPESMIGMTLMQEEYLDNSISLASKIEDNFDKLGKKLRHGGVKQAPFMVLHKAYMPRVLVETGFVSNPTEGNILNSEEGQNDIAKAIAEAILSYKSEYFGSGVPELADVRPARDTSTPKKPKATEPTTAAKNAVKGTFFKVQLIASIKKTPLEPKNFKGLKNVTMLYENNIYKYFYQETSDYEEAKKYLQEAKTKGYGAAFLIATKDGEKISIQDATK, encoded by the coding sequence ATGAACATATTTAACAAAACTAGGCTATTCTTTAGTTTTTTTCTAACAATAATTTCACTTTGCGCTTATAGTCAGGGGAATGTTTTTAAAGTAACACTTGATGCGGGACATGGTGATCACGATTTTGGAGCAGTTTATAGTGGCAGGATTGAAAAAAATATTGCCTTAGCTATTGTGCTTAAAGTGGGAAAAATATTGGAAGCTAGTCCAAATGTTAATGTTATTTACACTCGTAAAACGGATGTTTTTATTGATTTGGTCGAAAGAGCTAATATTGCTAACCGCGCAAATTCGAATATTTTTGTATCTATACATTGTAATGCTAATAAAAATACTGCAGCAGACGGAACAGAAACATATGTAATGGGTCTAAGTAAAGTAGCATCAAATCTTGAAGCAGCAAAAAAGGAGAACTCGGTTATTACTCTGGAAAAAGATTATAAACGTAAATACGAAGGATATGATCCAAATTCTCCGGAATCAATGATTGGAATGACTTTGATGCAGGAAGAATATTTGGATAACAGTATTTCACTGGCAAGTAAAATTGAAGATAATTTTGATAAACTTGGAAAAAAACTGAGACATGGTGGGGTAAAGCAAGCGCCGTTTATGGTACTTCACAAAGCGTATATGCCTCGAGTATTAGTTGAAACAGGCTTTGTCTCAAATCCTACAGAAGGAAATATTCTGAATTCTGAAGAAGGACAAAATGATATTGCAAAAGCAATTGCTGAAGCAATTTTAAGTTATAAAAGCGAATATTTTGGTTCGGGAGTTCCGGAATTGGCAGATGTAAGACCGGCAAGAGATACTTCAACTCCTAAAAAGCCTAAAGCTACAGAACCGACTACAGCGGCTAAAAATGCTGTAAAAGGAACTTTTTTTAAAGTACAGCTTATTGCAAGTATCAAGAAAACTCCTTTGGAACCAAAAAATTTCAAAGGCTTAAAAAATGTTACGATGCTTTATGAGAATAATATCTATAAATATTTCTATCAGGAAACTTCAGATTATGAAGAAGCAAAGAAATATTTGCAAGAAGCTAAAACTAAAGGATATGGCGCTGCATTTTTAATTGCTACTAAAGATGGGGAGAAAATCAGTATCCAGGACGCGACTAAATAA
- a CDS encoding putative LPS assembly protein LptD — translation MTCQKTSHTFTKIAFKPLHTNLFNIVLLSFFLTLGCGNVYSQEIKPKKKPLSTVKQTDKPKTATVDTIKVDSIKPTKTFLDGKVKYKAKDYAKIDQKKKLITLYNEAELYYKDVELKSGIIVLDYANDEVYAGRIKDSAGVLVQYPNFKQGASEVQPDSIRFNFKTKKALIYNSRTEQGEFKIKAAVTKKENDSVYFLRGARFTTSKDVDNPEYYFQTNRVKFVPGKKVVTGLTNMVIADVPTPLALPFAYFPMSEEKSVSGIIIPSYNDSNTRGFSLQNGGYYFALSDNYDLTVLGDYYTNGSYAMRFESAYAKRYKYRGNVNVRFENLINSERGYPDYSKQNIYNIQWTHSKDTKSSPNSSFSASVNMGSSKYFKQSINQANVGSNLNNTLSSSISYNKTFNTIPQARISLTATHSQNTQTEVINMTLPSLQASIDRVYPFVGKDGVKKGFIKNINLQYNLSGKNNFVTTDSLFFKPQMFKDAQIGMQHTIPLSTNFKLFKYFSAGASTNYQETWVTKTIEKNYDDSVNKVVTTTVNGFDAFRTYNFSTNLGTTIYGTFNFGDDKKIQSIRHVMRPSVTYAYTPSFEKYYNSYAVDASGRITTEYTRFEGGVYGAPGKENSNIVGFALSNTFEAKVRDSDSTKTEPKKMMLLNNLNFSTSYNFNADGKQVLAWQPLLISGGTQFFDNKMNMNFGAVLDPYAIDNSGTKIDKFNIDNGGSLFRMTSANVTLNYSFSNKGVKDKKNTQSQQNGGRSDDLFGTNTDLNDSRNSQFANEKDDDTDVITEFFSSKLPWDMTMAYSLTYSNVNRENKITGNSIMISANMDITPKWKGGVSTGYDFVQKGVTFTQFRFERDLLSWRMAFNWTPLGTNSNWNFFIGIKSGVLSDIKWNKRSASNR, via the coding sequence TTGACATGTCAAAAAACAAGCCATACTTTTACAAAAATAGCATTTAAACCTTTGCATACAAACTTATTTAATATCGTTTTGTTATCATTTTTCCTAACTCTAGGATGTGGTAATGTATATTCGCAAGAGATAAAACCTAAAAAAAAGCCTTTATCAACTGTAAAACAAACAGATAAACCAAAAACTGCTACAGTTGATACTATTAAAGTAGACAGCATCAAGCCTACAAAGACTTTTCTTGATGGAAAAGTAAAATATAAAGCTAAAGATTACGCTAAAATAGATCAAAAGAAAAAACTCATTACATTATATAATGAAGCCGAACTATATTATAAGGATGTAGAATTAAAATCTGGTATAATTGTTTTGGATTATGCCAACGATGAAGTTTATGCCGGAAGAATAAAAGATTCTGCCGGAGTTCTGGTTCAGTATCCAAATTTTAAACAAGGTGCCAGTGAAGTACAGCCGGATTCTATACGTTTTAACTTTAAAACAAAAAAAGCTTTAATATACAATTCAAGAACTGAACAAGGAGAATTTAAAATTAAAGCTGCGGTTACCAAAAAAGAAAATGACTCTGTTTATTTTTTAAGAGGCGCACGTTTCACAACCTCTAAAGATGTTGATAATCCGGAATATTATTTTCAAACTAACAGGGTGAAATTTGTTCCAGGAAAAAAAGTTGTTACTGGCTTAACCAATATGGTTATTGCCGACGTTCCTACTCCACTTGCACTTCCGTTTGCTTATTTTCCAATGAGTGAAGAGAAAAGTGTTTCCGGAATTATCATACCTAGTTATAATGATTCTAATACCCGAGGTTTCTCGTTACAAAATGGAGGTTACTATTTTGCTTTAAGCGACAATTACGACTTAACCGTTTTGGGAGATTATTATACAAATGGTAGCTACGCAATGCGTTTTGAATCTGCGTATGCAAAAAGATACAAGTATAGAGGTAATGTAAATGTACGCTTTGAAAATTTGATAAACAGTGAAAGAGGTTATCCGGATTATTCAAAACAAAACATTTACAACATTCAGTGGACACATTCTAAAGATACTAAATCAAGCCCGAACTCCAGTTTTTCTGCTTCCGTAAATATGGGTAGTAGTAAATACTTTAAGCAATCTATTAATCAGGCTAACGTGGGATCTAACTTAAATAACACTTTAAGTTCGTCTATCTCATACAACAAAACCTTTAACACGATTCCACAGGCAAGGATTTCATTAACAGCAACACACTCGCAAAATACCCAAACTGAAGTGATCAACATGACACTTCCTTCGCTTCAGGCAAGTATTGACCGTGTTTATCCTTTTGTTGGAAAAGATGGCGTAAAAAAAGGTTTCATAAAAAACATCAACTTACAATATAATTTAAGTGGTAAAAATAACTTTGTAACAACGGATTCTTTGTTCTTTAAACCGCAAATGTTTAAAGATGCTCAAATAGGTATGCAACATACTATCCCGTTAAGTACAAACTTTAAATTGTTCAAATATTTCAGCGCAGGTGCTTCTACCAATTATCAGGAAACCTGGGTAACCAAAACAATTGAAAAAAACTATGATGACAGTGTCAACAAAGTAGTAACAACAACAGTCAATGGTTTTGATGCTTTTAGAACTTACAATTTCAGCACAAACTTAGGAACTACCATTTATGGTACTTTTAATTTTGGTGACGACAAAAAAATTCAATCCATACGTCACGTCATGCGTCCTTCTGTTACGTATGCGTATACACCAAGTTTTGAAAAATACTACAACAGTTATGCTGTTGATGCTTCTGGACGAATTACAACAGAATATACGCGATTTGAAGGTGGAGTATATGGAGCTCCAGGAAAAGAAAACTCAAACATTGTTGGTTTTGCTTTAAGCAATACTTTTGAGGCAAAAGTCAGAGACAGTGACAGCACTAAAACAGAGCCTAAAAAAATGATGTTGTTAAACAACTTAAACTTTAGTACCAGCTATAACTTTAATGCCGACGGAAAGCAAGTTTTAGCATGGCAACCTTTGCTTATAAGTGGTGGAACGCAATTTTTTGACAATAAAATGAACATGAATTTTGGCGCTGTATTAGATCCTTATGCAATTGACAACTCAGGAACCAAAATAGACAAATTTAACATTGACAATGGAGGAAGTTTATTTAGAATGACCAGTGCCAATGTAACTTTGAATTATTCTTTCAGCAACAAAGGTGTCAAGGATAAAAAAAACACCCAAAGCCAGCAGAATGGTGGACGTAGCGATGATTTATTTGGTACAAATACGGACCTAAACGATAGTAGAAACAGTCAGTTTGCAAACGAAAAAGACGATGATACAGATGTTATAACCGAATTCTTTAGCTCAAAGCTTCCTTGGGATATGACAATGGCTTATTCACTAACATACTCTAATGTAAACAGAGAGAATAAAATCACAGGAAACTCTATTATGATTTCTGCCAATATGGATATTACTCCAAAATGGAAAGGCGGAGTCTCAACCGGTTATGACTTTGTACAAAAAGGAGTTACTTTTACACAATTCCGTTTTGAGAGGGATTTATTAAGCTGGAGAATGGCTTTTAACTGGACTCCTCTTGGAACAAACTCAAACTGGAACTTCTTTATTGGAATTAAATCTGGTGTCTTAAGTGATATCAAATGGAATAAACGAAGCGCTTCTAATCGATAA
- a CDS encoding Rid family detoxifying hydrolase, translating to MKKIIFTEKAPAPIGPYNQAVLSGNTLYASGQIAINPASGELVTDNINDETKQVMENIAAILEAADMTFENVVKATIFIMDMNNFGAINTVYGSYFNEKTAPARETVQVACLPKNVNVEISIIAIN from the coding sequence ATGAAAAAAATCATCTTTACCGAAAAAGCCCCGGCTCCTATCGGTCCATACAATCAGGCTGTATTATCAGGAAATACACTTTATGCTTCCGGGCAAATTGCCATAAATCCGGCTTCCGGAGAACTTGTAACAGACAATATCAACGACGAAACAAAACAAGTTATGGAGAACATCGCAGCAATTCTGGAAGCTGCAGATATGACTTTTGAGAATGTGGTTAAAGCAACAATCTTTATCATGGATATGAATAATTTTGGTGCAATAAATACAGTTTACGGATCTTATTTTAACGAAAAAACCGCTCCAGCTCGTGAAACGGTTCAAGTGGCTTGTTTGCCAAAAAATGTAAATGTTGAGATCTCTATAATTGCAATAAATTAA
- a CDS encoding MlaD family protein yields the protein MKLTREIKTAILVIAAILLFIWGYSFLKGRDLFTNYKTLFVEYDNVEDLGSSAPVTINGLAIGKVNKITINETTGKLLVELQLKTDFPISKTSTAALYSPSLIGGKQIKIIPNLTDKDPVVDGQTLAGSVELGLTESLGGKIEPIQQKLDKMLVNIDNLVSGLNNTLDKNTQENLKKTIAELSQTMVQFHKASGSLNSILDTNKGQINGAVTNLNKMSSNFNKISDSLNKADLGKTVRSLNQTLAKVDVLMSNLNSGKGTAGKILNDEALYNNLAKTSKELELLLQDVRLYPTRYVNVSLFGKKNKPYVAPAEDTNSNTKK from the coding sequence TTGAAACTAACAAGAGAAATTAAAACGGCTATTTTAGTCATCGCGGCAATTTTATTATTTATTTGGGGCTATAGTTTTTTAAAAGGCAGAGACCTTTTTACTAATTACAAAACATTATTTGTAGAATATGATAATGTTGAAGATTTAGGATCTTCAGCGCCTGTTACCATAAATGGACTTGCAATTGGTAAGGTTAATAAGATTACTATTAATGAAACTACAGGTAAATTATTAGTTGAACTTCAGTTAAAAACAGATTTTCCAATCTCAAAAACGAGTACAGCTGCTTTATATTCTCCAAGTTTAATTGGAGGGAAACAAATTAAAATTATTCCTAATCTTACAGATAAAGATCCTGTAGTTGATGGACAAACTTTAGCTGGATCTGTTGAGCTTGGATTGACCGAATCTTTAGGAGGAAAAATCGAACCAATTCAGCAAAAACTGGATAAAATGCTGGTAAATATTGATAATCTTGTTTCAGGATTAAACAATACACTGGATAAAAATACACAGGAAAATTTAAAGAAAACTATAGCTGAGCTGAGCCAGACAATGGTGCAATTCCATAAAGCTTCAGGCAGTTTAAATTCTATCTTAGATACTAATAAAGGTCAGATTAATGGTGCAGTGACAAACTTAAATAAGATGTCAAGCAACTTTAATAAAATATCTGATTCTTTAAACAAAGCCGATTTAGGAAAAACAGTGCGCAGTTTAAACCAGACTTTAGCTAAAGTTGATGTTTTAATGAGCAATCTGAATTCAGGAAAAGGTACAGCAGGAAAAATATTAAATGATGAAGCATTGTATAATAATCTGGCTAAGACTTCAAAAGAATTAGAGTTGTTATTACAGGATGTTCGTCTATATCCAACCCGTTATGTAAACGTTTCACTTTTCGGAAAGAAAAACAAGCCTTATGTAGCGCCTGCTGAAGATACTAATTCAAATACTAAAAAATAA
- a CDS encoding (Fe-S)-binding protein — protein MSESLVVPTMAEMLAQGTQPEVLFWVGCAGSFDDRAKKITKAFVRILNRTNVSFAVLGTEESCTGDPAKRAGNEFLFQMQAMMNIEVLNAYEAKKIVTACPHCFNTLKNEYPELGGNYEVIHHTEFLKSLIDDGRLTVEGGQFKGKKITFHDPCYLGRANKVYEAPRDLIQKLDVELVEMKRSKANGLCCGAGGAQMFKDAEPGNKEVNVLRTEDALEVKPDIIAAGCPFCNTMLTDGIKHQEKEASVKVMDIAELIANAQDL, from the coding sequence ATGTCAGAAAGTTTAGTAGTGCCAACAATGGCTGAAATGCTAGCCCAGGGAACACAACCAGAAGTTTTATTTTGGGTTGGTTGCGCCGGAAGTTTTGATGATAGAGCAAAAAAAATTACTAAAGCATTTGTGCGTATTTTAAATCGTACCAATGTTTCATTTGCAGTTTTAGGTACTGAAGAGAGTTGTACCGGAGATCCTGCAAAACGTGCCGGAAATGAATTTTTGTTTCAAATGCAGGCCATGATGAATATCGAGGTTCTAAATGCATATGAGGCAAAAAAGATTGTTACGGCTTGTCCGCATTGTTTTAATACCTTGAAAAATGAATATCCTGAATTAGGTGGTAACTATGAAGTTATTCATCATACGGAGTTTTTAAAATCATTAATAGATGATGGAAGGTTAACTGTTGAAGGCGGGCAGTTTAAAGGGAAAAAAATTACTTTTCATGATCCTTGTTATTTAGGACGTGCTAATAAAGTTTACGAAGCTCCAAGAGATTTAATTCAGAAGCTTGATGTTGAATTGGTTGAAATGAAACGTTCTAAAGCAAATGGTTTATGTTGTGGAGCCGGAGGAGCGCAAATGTTTAAAGATGCTGAACCTGGAAATAAGGAAGTAAATGTACTTCGTACCGAAGATGCACTGGAAGTAAAACCGGACATTATTGCTGCGGGTTGCCCGTTCTGTAATACGATGTTAACAGATGGTATTAAACATCAGGAAAAAGAGGCTTCTGTTAAGGTAATGGATATCGCTGAGCTAATTGCAAATGCACAGGATTTATAA
- the bshA gene encoding N-acetyl-alpha-D-glucosaminyl L-malate synthase BshA — protein sequence MKIAIVCYPTFGGSGVVATELGLELARRGHEIHFITYSQPVRLALLNPNVHYHEVNVPEYPLFHYQPYELALSSKLVDMVKLYKIEVLHVHYAIPHAYAGYMAKQMLKNEGIDLPMITTLHGTDITLVGNHPFYKPAVTFSINKSDYVTSVSQSLKDDTLKLFKIKNKIKVIPNFIELDKVKKDVDAPCHRYVMAKENERIITHISNFRKVKRIPDIIKIFYNIQKVMPAKLMMVGDGPEKEKAEILCMELGIYDKVIFFGNSNEIDKILCMTDLFLLPSETESFGLAALEAMALGVPVISSNSGGLPEVNFDGVSGYLSNVGNVEEMAANAIKILKDDETLLEFKRNALEVAKKFDIKNILPKYEALYQKAIDDYKN from the coding sequence ATGAAAATAGCTATAGTTTGTTATCCAACGTTTGGCGGTAGTGGGGTAGTAGCCACTGAGTTAGGTCTTGAATTAGCCAGACGCGGACACGAAATACATTTTATTACTTATAGTCAGCCGGTTAGGTTGGCACTTTTGAATCCAAATGTTCATTATCACGAAGTAAACGTTCCTGAATATCCTCTTTTTCATTATCAGCCTTATGAGTTGGCTTTGTCAAGTAAATTGGTTGATATGGTGAAATTATACAAGATTGAGGTTCTTCATGTACATTATGCAATTCCACATGCTTATGCGGGTTATATGGCGAAGCAAATGCTGAAAAATGAAGGAATTGATCTTCCGATGATTACAACGCTTCACGGTACAGATATTACACTGGTAGGAAATCACCCTTTTTATAAACCTGCGGTAACGTTTAGTATTAATAAATCAGATTATGTGACTTCAGTTTCTCAAAGTCTGAAAGATGATACTTTGAAGTTATTTAAGATTAAGAATAAAATTAAGGTGATTCCGAACTTTATTGAATTAGATAAAGTTAAAAAGGATGTGGATGCACCTTGTCATCGTTATGTAATGGCAAAAGAGAATGAACGTATCATTACGCATATTAGTAATTTTAGAAAGGTAAAACGTATTCCGGATATCATTAAGATTTTTTATAATATTCAGAAAGTAATGCCTGCTAAGCTGATGATGGTGGGTGATGGCCCTGAAAAAGAAAAGGCCGAAATTTTATGTATGGAATTAGGGATTTACGATAAAGTAATTTTCTTTGGAAACAGTAATGAGATTGACAAGATTTTATGCATGACCGATTTGTTCCTTCTTCCTTCTGAAACAGAAAGTTTTGGTTTGGCGGCCTTAGAAGCTATGGCTCTTGGTGTACCCGTGATTTCCAGTAATTCTGGCGGTTTGCCTGAGGTTAATTTTGATGGGGTTTCGGGTTACTTAAGCAACGTTGGAAATGTTGAAGAAATGGCCGCAAATGCAATTAAAATTCTAAAAGATGATGAAACTTTGCTGGAGTTTAAAAGAAACGCTTTAGAGGTTGCTAAAAAGTTTGATATTAAAAATATACTTCCAAAATATGAAGCATTATATCAAAAGGCAATTGATGATTACAAAAACTAA
- a CDS encoding protease complex subunit PrcB family protein encodes MKKVISILIVFVLVSCGAKKTASSTALYEVLTEQTDGGGNIKFFEILTEPNEIKMLENDPLLADKMKQDNISNSNYVILNMGEKNTGGYSIGIEKVEETDQNIIITVKENNPAADAMVTQVITYPYTVVRIHSKKEIIIK; translated from the coding sequence ATGAAAAAAGTAATTTCGATCTTAATAGTTTTTGTTTTGGTTTCCTGTGGCGCAAAAAAGACAGCAAGTTCTACAGCACTGTATGAAGTTTTGACCGAGCAAACTGATGGTGGTGGAAATATTAAGTTTTTTGAGATTTTGACAGAACCAAATGAAATCAAAATGCTCGAAAATGATCCGCTTTTGGCCGACAAAATGAAACAGGATAATATAAGTAACTCTAATTATGTTATTTTGAATATGGGCGAAAAAAATACCGGAGGTTATTCTATAGGTATTGAAAAAGTAGAAGAAACAGATCAAAATATTATTATTACTGTGAAAGAAAATAACCCTGCTGCGGATGCTATGGTAACACAAGTGATTACTTATCCTTATACAGTGGTTAGGATACATTCTAAAAAAGAAATTATTATTAAGTAA
- a CDS encoding (Fe-S)-binding protein, producing the protein MSYLDNILFAILLVVGFGFFTASVKKIIRNVNLGVDVDRKDNPKARWKNMALIALGQSKMVRRPVAGILHIFVYVGFIIINIELLEIIVDGLFGTHRIFAPYLGVVYDVLIASFEILAILVIFAVVVFWIRRNVIRLKRFINKDLDGFPRSDANYILYFETVLMILFLLMNASDLHLQNVPGGYSHFHKAGSYPVSQFIAPIFNGTSNELVGLLFEVFWWLHIVGILVFMNYLYFSKHLHILLAFPNTYFANLKPEGQFDNLESVTKEVKLMMDPNADPFAAAPVDENAAPAKFGASDVQDLNWVQLLNAYTCTECGRCTSSCPANQTGKKLSPRKIMMDTRDRLTEVGKNIDANKGVFVPDNKTLLNDYITPEELWACTSCNACVEECPVNISPLSIIMDMRRYLVMEQSAAPMSLNAMMTNIENNGAPWQYSQQDRLNWKNEN; encoded by the coding sequence ATGAGTTATTTAGATAATATTTTATTCGCCATACTTCTTGTAGTAGGTTTTGGTTTTTTTACAGCGAGCGTAAAAAAAATCATCCGAAACGTTAATTTAGGGGTAGATGTTGATAGAAAAGATAATCCGAAAGCTCGTTGGAAAAACATGGCATTGATTGCTCTTGGACAATCAAAAATGGTGAGACGCCCTGTTGCCGGAATACTGCATATTTTTGTATATGTAGGTTTTATAATTATTAATATTGAACTACTTGAAATCATTGTTGATGGATTGTTTGGAACGCATAGAATTTTTGCACCTTATCTGGGTGTAGTTTATGATGTTTTAATTGCTTCTTTTGAAATATTGGCAATTCTGGTAATTTTTGCTGTAGTTGTTTTTTGGATCAGAAGAAACGTAATAAGATTAAAGCGTTTTATTAATAAAGACCTTGACGGATTTCCCAGAAGTGATGCAAATTATATTTTGTACTTCGAAACCGTTTTGATGATTTTGTTTTTATTAATGAATGCATCTGATTTGCATTTGCAAAATGTTCCGGGCGGATATTCTCATTTTCATAAAGCAGGAAGTTATCCCGTAAGTCAGTTTATAGCTCCAATTTTTAATGGTACATCTAATGAGTTAGTTGGACTTTTATTTGAAGTATTTTGGTGGCTGCATATTGTAGGTATTTTGGTTTTTATGAACTATTTATATTTTTCAAAACATTTACATATTCTTTTAGCGTTTCCAAATACTTATTTTGCAAATTTAAAACCAGAAGGTCAGTTTGATAATTTGGAGTCAGTTACCAAAGAGGTAAAGTTAATGATGGATCCAAATGCAGATCCGTTTGCGGCAGCTCCGGTGGATGAAAACGCAGCTCCTGCGAAATTTGGGGCAAGTGATGTTCAGGATTTAAACTGGGTTCAGCTTTTAAATGCTTACACATGTACAGAATGTGGACGTTGTACGTCTTCATGTCCGGCAAATCAAACCGGAAAAAAATTGTCTCCTCGTAAAATTATGATGGATACAAGAGATCGTTTGACTGAAGTTGGAAAAAATATTGATGCGAATAAAGGTGTTTTTGTTCCGGATAATAAAACATTGTTAAACGACTATATTACACCAGAGGAATTGTGGGCTTGTACATCATGTAATGCCTGCGTAGAAGAATGTCCGGTAAATATTAGTCCATTGTCTATTATTATGGATATGCGTCGTTATTTGGTGATGGAACAAAGTGCTGCTCCTATGTCACTAAATGCAATGATGACTAATATTGAAAATAACGGTGCACCTTGGCAATATAGCCAACAAGACCGTTTAAATTGGAAAAACGAGAATTAA
- a CDS encoding UDP-2,3-diacylglucosamine diphosphatase: MKKRNVELVILSDVHLGTYGSHAKELNNYLSSIKPKTLVLNGDIIDAWQFRKSYFPKAHLRVIQRIIGMASKGTKVYYITGNHDEILRKFSDMNLGNFSLVDKLVLELDHKKAWIFHGDVFDASVQHSKWIAKLGGLGYDYLILSNRFANWCLAKLGREPYSFSKKIKASVKKAVKFISDFETTATDLAIEKKYDYVICGHIHEPKIITKENKYGSTLYLNSGDWVENLTALEYHKKRWKLYSYAESNFTEEENLFEMEDNLTTELLTSIIAKNKL, encoded by the coding sequence TTGAAAAAAAGAAACGTTGAGTTGGTTATCCTTTCTGATGTTCATTTAGGGACTTACGGAAGCCACGCCAAAGAACTAAACAACTACCTATCAAGCATTAAACCAAAAACATTAGTTTTAAATGGCGATATAATAGATGCTTGGCAATTTAGAAAATCGTATTTTCCCAAGGCACATTTGCGAGTTATACAACGTATAATCGGAATGGCATCAAAAGGAACAAAAGTCTATTACATCACAGGAAACCATGATGAAATTCTCCGAAAATTCAGCGACATGAATCTTGGAAATTTTTCTCTTGTTGATAAATTAGTTTTAGAATTAGACCATAAAAAAGCCTGGATTTTTCATGGAGACGTGTTTGATGCTTCTGTACAACACTCCAAATGGATTGCAAAACTAGGCGGTTTAGGCTACGATTACTTAATATTATCAAACCGTTTTGCAAACTGGTGTCTGGCCAAACTAGGGCGTGAACCATATTCTTTCTCCAAAAAAATAAAAGCCAGCGTAAAAAAAGCAGTCAAATTTATTTCTGATTTTGAAACTACAGCCACAGATCTTGCCATCGAAAAAAAATACGATTATGTAATTTGCGGCCATATTCATGAACCGAAAATAATTACCAAAGAAAACAAATACGGATCGACTTTATATCTGAATTCAGGTGATTGGGTTGAAAATTTAACAGCATTAGAGTACCACAAAAAACGCTGGAAATTATATTCTTATGCTGAAAGTAATTTTACCGAAGAAGAAAATTTGTTTGAAATGGAAGATAATTTAACCACAGAATTACTTACTTCAATTATAGCAAAAAACAAATTATAA